A genomic stretch from Strix aluco isolate bStrAlu1 chromosome 12, bStrAlu1.hap1, whole genome shotgun sequence includes:
- the HEXA gene encoding beta-hexosaminidase subunit alpha isoform X1 encodes MAAGRALLRLLSLLVAAAGPVVAVWPQPQAERSPPGGGRCPLPPRRFRFTYAAGSAVGPGCAVLEAAFQRYWALLFAAARPTENEQPWGTPCTQLLVFVATPGCDGFPSLDSKESYKLSVSEGSLLLSADAVWGALRGLETFSQLVGRDENGMYYINKTEIVDFPRFPHRGLLLDTSRHYLPLKAILETLDVMAYNKFNVFHWHIVDDPSFPYESLTFPELSKQGAFHAMTHVYTASDVQTVIEYARLRGIRVVAEFDTPGHTLSWGPGAPGLLTPCYLGKDPSGTYGPINPILNSTYQFVTSLFQEVSAVFPDFFLHLGGDEVDFTCWKSNPNIRAFMKEMGFGEDYKKLESFYIQRLLDIISSLGKGYIVWQEVFDNAVKVRPDTIIHVWKENPTPYTEEMANVTKAGYRALLSAPWYLNRISYGQDWMAAYQVEPLKFEGSSEQKDRVIGGEACMWGEYVDVTNLAPRLWPRAGAVAERLWSNATVRDLQDAYVRLADFRCKLLGRGVQAQPLFVGYCENEFGGF; translated from the exons atggcggcggggcgggcgctgctgCGGCTGCTGTCGCTgctggtggcggcggcggggccggtggtCGCCGTGTGGCCGCAGCCCCAGGCCGAGCGCTCCCCGCCgggcggcggccgctgcccgctGCCTCCCCGCCGTTTCCGCTTCACCTACGCCGCCGGCTCCGCCGTGGGGCCGGGCTGCGCCGTGCTGGAGGCGGCCTTCCAGCGGTACTGGGCGCTGCTCTTCGCCGCCGCCCGCCCGACCG AGAACGAGCAACCCTGGGGCACGCCCTGCACTCAGCTCCTTGTCTTCGTTGCCACACCGGGCTGTGATGGGTTTCCCAGCCTGGACTCCAAGGAGAGCT ATAAGCTGTCTGTTTCGGAAGGCTCCCTGCTGCTCTCCGCCGATGCTGTCTGGGGAGCTCTCAGAG GCCTGGAAACTTTCAGCCAGCTTGTAGGGAGAGACGAGAACGGCATG TACTACATCAACAAGACAGAAATCGTGGACTTCCCCCGCTTCCCTCATCGGGGACTGTTGCTGGACACCTCTCGTCACTACCTGCCTCTGAAAGCCATCCTGGAAACTCTG GATGTTATGGCCTACAACAAGTTCAATGTGTTTCACTGGCACATTGTGGACGACCCATCTTTCCCCTATGAGAGCTTGACCTTCCCAGAGCTCAGCAAGCAG GGAGCCTTCCATGCCATGACCCACGTCTACACAGCCAGTGATGTGCAGACGGTGATCGAGTACGCCCGGCTGCGTGGCATCAGAGTGGTCGCAGAGTTCGACACTCCCGGGCACACCCTTTCTTGGGGTCCAG GTGCTCCAGGCCTCCTGACCCCCTGCTATTTGGGCAAGGATCCTTCTGGGACCTATGGGCCCATCAACCCCATCCTTAACAGCACCTACCAGTTTGTGACCAGTTTGTTTCAAGAGGTCAGCGCTGTGTTCCCAGACTTCTTTCTTCACCTTGGTGGTGATGAGGTGGACTTCACGTGCTG GAAATCCAATCCAAACATTCGTGCTTTCATGAAGGAGATGGGCTTTGGTGAAGATTACAAAAAATTAGAGTCATTCTACATCCAGAG GCTTCTGGACATCATCTCTTCCCTCGGCAAAGGTTATATCGTGTGGCAGGAGGTGTTTGACAACGCAGTGAAG GTGAGGCCAGACACCATCATCCATGTGTGGAAGGAGAACCCCACGCCATACACGGAGGAGATGGCCAATGTCACCAAGGCTGGCTACCGGGCTCTGCTCTCAGCCCCCTGGTACCTCAACCGCATCTCTTACGGGCAGGACTGGATGGCAGCCTACCAGGTGGAGCCCTTGAAGTTTGAAG GCAGCTCCGAGCAGAAGGATCGGGTGATCGGCGGAGAGGCGTGCATGTGGGGTGAATACGTGGACGTCACTAACCTGGCCCCCAGGCTCTG GCCGAGAGCTGGGGCCGTAGCTGAGAGACTCTGGAGTAACGCGACCGTCCGGGACCTGCAGGATGCCTACGTGCGGCTGGCCGACTTCCGCTGCAAGCTTCTCGG
- the HEXA gene encoding beta-hexosaminidase subunit alpha isoform X2, with the protein MYYINKTEIVDFPRFPHRGLLLDTSRHYLPLKAILETLDVMAYNKFNVFHWHIVDDPSFPYESLTFPELSKQGAFHAMTHVYTASDVQTVIEYARLRGIRVVAEFDTPGHTLSWGPGAPGLLTPCYLGKDPSGTYGPINPILNSTYQFVTSLFQEVSAVFPDFFLHLGGDEVDFTCWKSNPNIRAFMKEMGFGEDYKKLESFYIQRLLDIISSLGKGYIVWQEVFDNAVKVRPDTIIHVWKENPTPYTEEMANVTKAGYRALLSAPWYLNRISYGQDWMAAYQVEPLKFEGSSEQKDRVIGGEACMWGEYVDVTNLAPRLWPRAGAVAERLWSNATVRDLQDAYVRLADFRCKLLGRGVQAQPLFVGYCENEFGGF; encoded by the exons ATG TACTACATCAACAAGACAGAAATCGTGGACTTCCCCCGCTTCCCTCATCGGGGACTGTTGCTGGACACCTCTCGTCACTACCTGCCTCTGAAAGCCATCCTGGAAACTCTG GATGTTATGGCCTACAACAAGTTCAATGTGTTTCACTGGCACATTGTGGACGACCCATCTTTCCCCTATGAGAGCTTGACCTTCCCAGAGCTCAGCAAGCAG GGAGCCTTCCATGCCATGACCCACGTCTACACAGCCAGTGATGTGCAGACGGTGATCGAGTACGCCCGGCTGCGTGGCATCAGAGTGGTCGCAGAGTTCGACACTCCCGGGCACACCCTTTCTTGGGGTCCAG GTGCTCCAGGCCTCCTGACCCCCTGCTATTTGGGCAAGGATCCTTCTGGGACCTATGGGCCCATCAACCCCATCCTTAACAGCACCTACCAGTTTGTGACCAGTTTGTTTCAAGAGGTCAGCGCTGTGTTCCCAGACTTCTTTCTTCACCTTGGTGGTGATGAGGTGGACTTCACGTGCTG GAAATCCAATCCAAACATTCGTGCTTTCATGAAGGAGATGGGCTTTGGTGAAGATTACAAAAAATTAGAGTCATTCTACATCCAGAG GCTTCTGGACATCATCTCTTCCCTCGGCAAAGGTTATATCGTGTGGCAGGAGGTGTTTGACAACGCAGTGAAG GTGAGGCCAGACACCATCATCCATGTGTGGAAGGAGAACCCCACGCCATACACGGAGGAGATGGCCAATGTCACCAAGGCTGGCTACCGGGCTCTGCTCTCAGCCCCCTGGTACCTCAACCGCATCTCTTACGGGCAGGACTGGATGGCAGCCTACCAGGTGGAGCCCTTGAAGTTTGAAG GCAGCTCCGAGCAGAAGGATCGGGTGATCGGCGGAGAGGCGTGCATGTGGGGTGAATACGTGGACGTCACTAACCTGGCCCCCAGGCTCTG GCCGAGAGCTGGGGCCGTAGCTGAGAGACTCTGGAGTAACGCGACCGTCCGGGACCTGCAGGATGCCTACGTGCGGCTGGCCGACTTCCGCTGCAAGCTTCTCGG